The region CTCTCTTCCTTGATCGGGGATACACTTCTTAAATGAAATGAGAACCTCATCATTTCCATTCCTTCCTCCTACTCATCTGTCCTACTCCCCCTTTACCCACACAAATAGAATATGCAATCAAAGGGATGGCAAGTATATATAGAAAACAAGGACAGTGCTTCAATTATTGAAAGCACAGAGGGAAGAAGTGATTACCATTTCTGGCAGTATTGACAATATGCTGAGCTTCTTGCTCTGCAGCAAGCAAGAGTTGAATTCCATTCATACCCCTGTTAGCCTCCATGCTTCCTGAAATCTCCAATGTTATACTGAAATAAAAAGACGATGAATGCACCTAAAATCAGCACCTGAAGATGCTCCTCCCAGTAAATTATCAAGCGGCCTCTTCGAGtaacaaaacaaattttgatttgcatttagaccccatcaaaacaaacaaatacgATAGACAAATATAAGGCTCGACaagtaaaaattaatacaaatccACAATCATATACAAAATAAGCAAATTGCTataaatgactttttttaaaagccaAAAGACAGCATTttctactaaaataaaaaaaagtcttaaaaaattattcagtgGTCATAATCCTCGAGAAGATCAAAAAGTACATGCAAAATCTAACCATCCTATAACTATCAGCTCTATAGATTGCAACCAATGCTCAAAATCCAAAATTCCCCGATTCCAATCACTATTACCCCTTCAGAAAAAACTCCTATCTGATTCACAAATCTCACTGATCTGATTCAACACATCCCCTACCCTTAACAAACAAGATCCGCACAAATGACTGGATTCAATCTCAACTACAAAGAGTAAACTAGATGCACTAGCAAACACGCCAACTCCTACCAACTCAAACAAAACCATAAGAACCCATTAAAAAATTTCACCTAAGAAACCATCTCAAAGATTTAGATTTATCATTGAagttccctatttttttttactattcaaaaaaattagatcaagaAAATTTTGGCGACCCATAACAGTAAAAGATCCAAGCAAACGGTGCAGTGCGATCTGAGAATCTATGCAGAGACGCACCCAAAGAAGTAGCAGGAAATCTAGACACGtgaaggggagagagagagagagtacctgAGGAATCGGCGCTTGCTGTGTTTCTTTCTGCCCAAGAGATTTTCTAAGAGAAGTAATAAGCTCGATGTGTTAGAAAGAAAACTTATTGGAGCCCAACAAATTATATGGGTCCTAATTATATTATCTAAAGCTGTGTGTTGAAATTACAAATTTAGTCCTGTGCAGCCCGTTATTGTGGCGTGAGGTgagattttcttaaataaaacaattttttaaagtgaaaatatCGGATAGAATTGTAAAATCAAATTCCGAAGAACCATAGAGCCTGCTAGGAAACAATGAAGGGGGTAAATCTAAAATGAATCAATTTTCTGTACTTCTCTTCGATGAAAGTATTATTCTTTTCGGAATATATCCCGATTTTCggccgggccgggccgggccgggtcatcatttgatgaaaataaaaatgaaaattgaaggcCTTATGAAGTAAAGGTGACTTTTTCGGGCCGGGTCAAGAAAGTTTATGCCCGTTTAAACTGTAAGCGTATGATATTAGAGTGTTGTTGAAAATAGTAGACGGTTTTTGACTGCATTTCCCTGAGTTAACTGAAATATTggtaaattcaagttttttactGTGTATTATACtggattaattctttttaaattttttttccaactcaaGTCGGTAATCACTCGagcaagctaaatttttaaatatttactttttaaatgtgATATTTCTAGtttagtaattaattaagatcatgagtttgaaaagttaatacaaattgatttttttttaattacatccttcaaagttgttcattttaaaaaataaatttcgttattttctctagttttcttttcaatcaagTTAATCCGTGTCTTATAATTTATGTAAAAGGTTTATCCAAGTGATCCgggtttttttagaaattatttttttatctatttttttattttttccttcaaaaattctttttatattaaattttgttaatatatatatgtgtgtatgtgtttttcttttattggatTATCATGTTCGCATGACACTACTCACAGGTTTTAACAACCTcacttgatgttttttttatatattttttttcattgatttttttttaatttcatctttttacaTGTTGATTCTTGagatttgataataattaatttttttaattattatgtcgagtcattgattttttttgttttttaaaacacaatgacaactctttatcatcatttttttacgCCACAAAAAAATTAGTCTGACTTACAACCAAACGCATGCCATCAATCTAGTGCAAACTATTTTTCATCCCATAcccaattgtttttgttttttagaccTTCATCAGCATGCCACCAATTTCACCAAGGAAACGTTGCTTGAGcacaacaaataattttttttgattatatCTTGGAATTGAAGGAAATTTCTTTAATTGATAAAACTAAACCAATCATTACAATACAACACAATCTCATTCCCATTGCATGATAAAATCAGCCTAGGTGTGTTTAAAAATTGCAAAATCTGAAACCACCTACTACCTGGTGCTGTATCCATCCTGTCAGCACAAGAATGCTTAACAATCCAAGTGAAAGGAGGATGGAGAAAGAGCTCGTAATCTAGGCTGAGAGAGAAAGCCAGCTCTGACATAAGCTTTAAGATTTCTTAGCATAAAAGGAGCTTTGATTTCTTCCCTTCTTAATCCCAGTTAAAGTTTCCGAACATGCTATAAGCTTTCTCCTTTTCGCTAAGTTTTGATTTTGCCATGTTAAGCTGTTCTGTAAGatccttcttctcctcttcccaCCTTTGCCGATCTTCATCACATTTAGCTTTTACTcccttcagttcattttcaTCAACCTACCCATAAAAACAAGATAACCATTTAAccacaataaatatatataaaaaatgaatggtCTCTGGAAATACACAAATGGGGGGGCATCTCATGCAATACCAATCGACAATTATCAGGCTTAAAGAAATTTTGTGATCCTAAGAATTATACTGACAAACGAAGGTTAAAGAACTTAAGCTCCTAACCTTTTCACCAACGAAGGGCAAAAAACATCAACATTAGTACATAAAGATTCGTTATTTGACTGTTTTAACAAGTAGAAGCAATGTTTAGGCTTAGTTTCTTCCAAATGAATGAGTTGGGTTTGATTGCCAGAAGTGTTGACATGCATTCATATATGATTTTCACAAAAAACTGAAAGACAATGCCCGAGGTGATTGAGACCATTACCTTGTTCATGCTGTCAGCCTGATCAAGATTTTGACCGAGACTCTTCCTCTTTATTGAATCCCAcatgcaagaaaacaaaaatgtatGGTTTGCACAAACAGCAATGGCAATTAACCCACCAGCAAAAAAAGTGTCTAATGATACAGGATATCTTAAAAGTACTTGAATCAGAAGACCAGCATAAGCTACATAGCCCGTCCATATAGCAATGGTCCCTGAGCATCTTCTCTCCAAATGAGGGTAATTTGTAATAGGCTCCTCACATAATTTATTTGTGATGGACCCGACAATGTGGCATAGTTGCTTGCTAATTTCCATCAATTTGCGTGCGGTAGTGATAGGCAGACTGCTATTGCTACTGTGATCCTGAGTCAGCAGAACAATCGCTGCTATCGAAAGTAATATCACCCCAGTGTAAGAAAAGATTTGTTGTAGAATGAGAAGAATTGTATAGAAAAGCAAAGCGCCGCCAAGAAGGATTGTTATCTCCATGGAAAGAACAACAGCCTCCCTGCAGACTTCAGGGGTTCTTAACCTAAATGGTGGCACCGCCATTGCGATTGGATCAATTGTTATGCCCTAAGAGAGATCTAGCGGTGGGTGATGAAATGATATTCAATGGAAATTTTCATCTGTAAGTGGTGAAAAATGATCTCACTGTAGCATTGTTTTCTAATCTGACATAGAAATTGCAGCAAAATaggaaattaatgaaaaaagaacACTCTTGATTTGGTGGTGAGTCCTCCTATGATTCATCCAAGGACTACACCTGTTTACTTTGGCTAATAATAAAGTCTGAAATTACTAAATATATCAGATTAATTATAGTCAAATGATGTGGCAGGTTGCTACATAGCAAGCTAATCTGTTCATGCAATATCAGGCACGGACCTTTAGGCATGCTAGCTTGCCGAATTTTTGGCAAGAATGTCTTGTCCGGTTCTATCATCTCTCACGACTAACAATAAAAATGGCATACTaacttgtaaataaaaaaaattcattggtaAGAAAGGATGTTATGCACTCTAAATTTCTCTACAAAACCAAAATTCATCAAGCTCAACAAGAAATCCACAAAATGGCAGAACTTGGGAGACTCATGGAGCTGGTCTTCTTGATGGATTTTCAAATCGATAGTGCGACGTTTCTTGTACATCATAGCACAAGCATTATCCGGCCAGCCCCTAATAGTGTTCCGGTGACTATTCCTGCCTTCTGCCCCCCCACTGAGTCCACCTGAATTTTGCTGTCAGACGTCAGGAGAAGCTTGTGAAGCAGGCGCCGGCTGAGGGGTGGCGAAATCTGCGAGGAGAAGAATAGAGCAGTTTCAATTGGATTGCCATGAGAATTGGAAAGATGACGTGAGTtcaagtgatgatgatgatagggTATTTTTATATGTGCAGAAAGTTGAAAATTGTTCAAGAGGAAGTTTTTGCATGGAagtttcaaaatgaaaaataaaacaagtacaaTGTTGGCATTGAGGAAACAGATAGGGAAGAACAAAACAGGTATGATCATTGCATTTATCAGCTAAACAAACTAAAATGGAAACTTTAGATTTGCCGGCATGCATTTAACCTGGCCCAAGGCCTGATCAGAGGTTGGGAGTGTTATCCCGGTCAATTAAAAAGACATATgctgatttgaaatttttttaacaaggtCTCCTAGTTAGCAGGTCAACTTTCACCCTTTGTTTGAAACCGACTTGGCCCAGGTTTTGAGTCACTCACCaaaccaggtttaataactCTGCTTCCAGCAGAGAATGACCAACTTTGATAAAGATTCTTATTATTCATttcattcttattattttttatttttagaaccGGGAGTTCAATGGAGGGTATCCTTTTGTGGCTCCCCTAAATTGCCAAAATGTTATACAACCAATACCTCAACAGCCTGTTCAcaatatataaatttcatttctGGTTTACTTGTCTCCAAAATGAATAATAACGCGATACAAGAGGGCATATAGTGCCCTGAAATTGCAGCCTTTACTGATTACATTCAATTATACCTTGAGTATCACCGCAAGATTATTCTCACGAGAGGAGCATCATTCTACTTGAAGGCAATTCCATACAAGTTATTGCTTGCAATTCAGTCTTAGCTATATATAGTTTACACGTGAAAACAATGTCGGACTGGATTGATGAGAATCTGACGGAAGTCGAAGAGCTGACTTTGAAATTGGAACTGAATGGATTGAAAGATTATCTTCCAGAAACTCTTCAGCAAATGACTGCACCACAATATAGAAGATGTATCAAAGATTATACAAAGAGTACTGGAAAAACATATTAAGAAGTAGAGTGGTGATCCTTCCTGTCCTGTTTAGTTGTTcagttaaaaattattaagaaaaaatccagTAAAAGTAACTCAAGTACCTTAATACCATCAAAGGTCATTTCACCATGATATAGATACTTGGCACCATTAGCCATGCAAGCTACAACCTGCACATCcaggaatttttaaaatattttgatcaaggcTTAGCACACCACAACTCATTAGttacaggaaaaaaaagctTGGAAGAAATGGCACAGATATTTTCTGTTTTCTAGAAAATGAGGTGCGGGTTTAGGGTACTCACTCTTGGTGAACCTTCAGGCACTCCAAATTGAAAAGCAAGGTTTGCTCCAAGTCCCAAATTTGTACCATCAGTCTCCACATAGACAAATACAAGCTACAAGAAACGCAGCAAAGAACCAAAGACATATCATGCTGGTGAAATATAATTGAGAAAACTTGGAATCAATGTggctttgaagaagaaaaaaacctctATCTTTAAAGTAACATGTGTCTCGGAATTAATAATTATGACTTCACTTCggttcttttccttctttccttAGATTCTTGTATTATAATCTACGCTTAACATTCACAACCAACAATTAactatttgatatatttaatttatgattcgTTGTTGTTAATTTTCCAACATATGAATGATAGGATTTTTAATGTCATGTGACTACTCCTTCAATTGAGATTTGGAACATTTGACACAAACCAAGCCATGGCAGTTTATCCAATCTTCCAGTTATGCAGGAAAAAccttcatgtttttttgtttaacttttaTGTTAGTGTAATGCCTAACGAATCCCAGAGTAGACAAGCGCGATGCAGTTTTCACCGAACTGAGTTATAGAATACAACAAGATAATCCAATTACCAGGTGCTCTTAGCAGAagcatatagaaaataaaatgaccaCCTTGTTTCTGAAAGCTTTTGCTGCCTCTTCAAATGTGGATATCAGCTCCAACgaatattttgttgaaaatagCCACAGCTGAGTGAACAAATAGACATGTTAACTAATCATGAAGTTCTATCGTCATGAAAATAGACTTAAGGACTTGCCTGTTTCATAGGATTGCCTAAAATACGTGAAGCATCGTCTACCGTAAAAGTGATCACCGAAGGAGCGTTGTTTGTGGATACAGAGTCAGATATCTCTGATTTGGTGAATTGAAAGTTGTTAGTGGATACAAAGTCAGATATTTCTGATTCGGTGAATTGACCGTCTGCAGAAAGAAGAGTAGAATCGATCATTAAAGGTCAAATAACTTGTATTACTTGGAATTTCTCCGAACTATTGACTCGCAAAGTGATGAAACTAACCAAAACCAACATGGCTACGATTTGCAGCCTCCCATTTCAGCATGACTAAAGCAGGAGGTTTGATTTGTGGGTCAATGCGAAACAGCCTTGCAACATCAACATTATCAGTTTGATAGAAATTGATATCGGCATGCAGTCTGGAAGCAGCAGTAAGCTCCTTGGTATCTGAACCCTGCCATTTTTTTAGGAAAGATTTAACTTGTGAGAGCAGATGAGAAATATTTGCACTTTTCCACCATAAATATTTATCAAGTACAAAAATTTTAAGTTCATATGGAATCGATCAATCTGAGTGCAGTGATTATGAGCTCCTTAAATTTTATCAACTTGTATGGTAGTGAGTTGGACAGATTACATcatgaaaatagaaattgaaaaatattattcactcgATGGAAATGAAAATATTACCAAGCAGGGACTAAATACCTCTAAAGTGTCAAGGAATCCCATTACGATCACAGAATTAGTCCTCAATATCCTATTAGCCTCCTCTGTTGTTGATACAGTTTGAACAACTTTCTGCCTCATCCAAGTTGCAATAGCATCTctacatgaaataaaattaaaattaaaacaaaaaacaaaagaagacattgtaataaaaaaaataaaacagagcgTCCCAAATTTTCACATCTGTCAGAAATTAAAGAACCAAAAAGGCTAGCAGATAAAGCATTGATAGTTATACCAGGTCAAGCCAAAGGTTCTGCAAATTAAAGTCGTAGATTTGAACCCTCCAAatataaccaaaaaaagaaaaagaaaaagaaaaaatggatcTCACCTGGTCCTTTCACCATAATAGTTAGACTTTTGAATTCCACCAGCAAATAAAAGCAGAGAAGGATACCCCTGAATTTCATACTTCCTTCCCAGCCCCATTTCTACTGTAGCATCAACTTTTGCAAGCACGGCCTCACCTTTCAGTAGGGTAGCAGCAGCAGAGTATGCTGGTGCCAACTTACGACTCCAATAGCACCATGGTGCATAGAACTCCACCATCACATACGGATTTGTAGCAATGAAATCACCGAAGTTCTTCTCTGTGAGCACCACCACATCCTTCTCATCAACCACTGGATTCTCTGGCCAAGAGCTAGTCCCTTGATTCTCAAGACCCTCATCATAATAGACACCCTTGTGGGTGTTGCTTTCAAAGATGAAGGTGCCTTCCTGGTGTTTAAAGAATGAAAGAACTAGCGGAAGTGATGATGGAAGATGGGAGACAGGCGAAAACCATAAGATGGTGAAGAGAAGAAGGATtgaagtgaagagaaagagagagattctTGCAGCTCTTGACATTGCTGATGAGAAATACCCACAGAAGGAAAGGATGAGGGGAGAGTTGTCTTATATTGACGGGAGCAGGAACGAGAAGGCGTTGACCCAAAATAgttgttgatttttaaagtttatttttttatatataaatatattaagataaattattttattttttaaaatttatttttgatattaataaattaaaataaaaaaaaaatttaagcagCTCTTAACATTGTTGATGAGAAATACAcacagaaaaaaatgataaggtgAGAGTTGTCTATAGTATATTTTGACGGGAGCAGGAATGAAAAGGCGTTGATCCAAAATAGACTTATTTTCCAAATGCTCTCTGATCCTCTGTTTTTATATGGTTCTAGTTGCCTTtggcattaatttttttgactttttttttaaaaaaaattataatttaatgagAAAGATGATTGCCAGATGTATGTCATCTCAATGGCTATAGAGCTAGAGGTGTGACTGTCATTAATTTGAGTGGTT is a window of Populus nigra chromosome 10, ddPopNigr1.1, whole genome shotgun sequence DNA encoding:
- the LOC133705737 gene encoding uncharacterized protein LOC133705737 — its product is MAVPPFRLRTPEVCREAVVLSMEITILLGGALLFYTILLILQQIFSYTGVILLSIAAIVLLTQDHSSNSSLPITTARKLMEISKQLCHIVGSITNKLCEEPITNYPHLERRCSGTIAIWTGYVAYAGLLIQVLLRYPVSLDTFFAGGLIAIAVCANHTFLFSCMWDSIKRKSLGQNLDQADSMNKVDENELKGVKAKCDEDRQRWEEEKKDLTEQLNMAKSKLSEKEKAYSMFGNFNWD
- the LOC133705736 gene encoding protein disulfide isomerase-like 1-3; translation: MSRAARISLFLFTSILLLFTILWFSPVSHLPSSLPLVLSFFKHQEGTFIFESNTHKGVYYDEGLENQGTSSWPENPVVDEKDVVVLTEKNFGDFIATNPYVMVEFYAPWCYWSRKLAPAYSAAATLLKGEAVLAKVDATVEMGLGRKYEIQGYPSLLLFAGGIQKSNYYGERTRDAIATWMRQKVVQTVSTTEEANRILRTNSVIVMGFLDTLEGSDTKELTAASRLHADINFYQTDNVDVARLFRIDPQIKPPALVMLKWEAANRSHVGFDGQFTESEISDFVSTNNFQFTKSEISDSVSTNNAPSVITFTVDDASRILGNPMKQLWLFSTKYSLELISTFEEAAKAFRNKLVFVYVETDGTNLGLGANLAFQFGVPEGSPRVVACMANGAKYLYHGEMTFDGIKSFAEEFLEDNLSIHSVPISKSALRLPSDSHQSSPTLFSRVNYI